The following are encoded in a window of Fimbriimonadia bacterium genomic DNA:
- a CDS encoding UDP-glucose/GDP-mannose dehydrogenase family protein, with protein sequence MRISVFGLGYVGAVSAACFAKSGHTVVGVDPDENKLRPIREGESPIVEKDLGEYLAESVAAGRLSVTSSAKDAVTATDVSLICVGTPSRPNGSLSTEYIERVCSEIGEALRDHDGYHCVVIRSTLVPGTFESLVIPTLERASGKKVGEGFGVAMNPEFLREGSAIFDFHNPPFTVIGTPFDRDFELVAAIYEGVQAPVFHTRLREAEMIKYVCNWFHALKVTFTNEVGMMCKAEGVDARRVMEIFCLDTKLNISTYYMKPGFAFGGSCLPKDVKAAVYRSRQLDIPLPVLEAIMPCNKLQIERLVERIQRYGKKQIGLLGLSFKPGTDDLRDSPLVTLAEHLIGKGYRLRIFDPNVSYAALFGSNKAFIEKEIPHIAEILSDDADEVIREAEVLIFSHNAPEFASLAPKTRAGQLCIDLAGVGRPEDYGGSYEGLYW encoded by the coding sequence ATGAGGATCAGCGTGTTCGGCCTAGGATATGTGGGAGCCGTATCGGCGGCGTGCTTCGCGAAGAGCGGGCACACCGTGGTCGGCGTGGACCCCGACGAGAACAAGCTGCGGCCGATCCGCGAAGGCGAGTCGCCCATTGTGGAGAAGGACCTCGGCGAGTACCTCGCCGAGTCGGTCGCGGCCGGACGCCTATCCGTGACCTCTTCGGCCAAGGACGCCGTCACCGCCACCGACGTGTCGCTCATCTGCGTAGGCACGCCCAGCCGACCGAACGGCTCGCTGAGCACCGAGTACATCGAGCGCGTGTGCTCCGAAATCGGCGAGGCGCTGCGGGATCACGATGGCTACCACTGCGTGGTGATTCGCAGCACGCTGGTGCCAGGCACCTTCGAGTCGCTGGTGATCCCTACGCTGGAGCGAGCTAGCGGCAAGAAGGTGGGGGAGGGCTTCGGAGTGGCGATGAACCCGGAGTTCCTTCGCGAGGGGTCGGCCATCTTCGACTTCCACAATCCGCCGTTCACCGTGATCGGCACGCCGTTCGACCGCGACTTCGAGCTGGTCGCGGCCATCTACGAAGGCGTCCAGGCTCCCGTGTTCCACACTCGGCTTCGCGAAGCGGAGATGATCAAGTACGTGTGTAACTGGTTCCACGCGCTGAAGGTGACGTTTACGAACGAAGTGGGGATGATGTGCAAGGCAGAAGGCGTAGACGCGCGGCGCGTGATGGAGATATTCTGCCTGGATACGAAGCTGAACATTTCGACCTACTATATGAAGCCGGGGTTCGCCTTTGGCGGCTCCTGCCTCCCCAAGGACGTAAAGGCAGCCGTGTATCGGTCTCGGCAGCTCGACATCCCGTTGCCCGTGCTCGAGGCCATCATGCCGTGCAACAAGCTGCAGATCGAGCGGCTGGTGGAACGGATACAACGGTATGGCAAGAAGCAGATCGGGTTGCTGGGGCTCAGCTTCAAGCCAGGAACCGATGACCTTAGGGACAGCCCCCTGGTGACCCTCGCCGAACACCTGATCGGCAAGGGTTATCGGCTGCGCATCTTCGACCCGAACGTCAGCTACGCGGCGCTGTTCGGCTCCAACAAGGCGTTCATCGAGAAGGAGATCCCGCATATCGCGGAGATTCTGAGTGACGATGCAGACGAGGTGATCCGCGAGGCCGAGGTGCTGATCTTTTCGCACAACGCTCCCGAGTTCGCATCTCTCGCGCCCAAGACTCGGGCCGGGCAGCTTTGCATCGACCTGGCGGGAGTCGGGCGTCCCGAGGACTACGGCGGCAGTTACGAGGGGCTGTATTGGTAG
- the mscL gene encoding large conductance mechanosensitive channel protein MscL → MLKEFREFALKGSMLDLAIGLILGTAFGAVVASLVTDVLMPPIGVLLGGVDLSNMFVVLKEGSPEGPYPSLDAAAKAGAATLNYGVFINVVINFVIVSFAVFMLVKSFNKLRRQQPAPEPAAEPPADVALLTEIRDILKTGR, encoded by the coding sequence GTGCTGAAGGAGTTTCGCGAGTTCGCGCTCAAGGGCTCGATGCTCGACCTTGCCATCGGCCTCATTTTGGGAACGGCGTTCGGAGCCGTGGTGGCTTCACTGGTGACGGACGTGTTGATGCCACCCATCGGGGTCCTGCTGGGCGGGGTGGACCTCTCGAACATGTTCGTGGTGCTGAAAGAGGGTTCGCCAGAAGGTCCCTACCCGAGCCTAGATGCGGCGGCGAAGGCGGGGGCGGCGACGCTAAACTACGGCGTGTTCATCAACGTGGTGATCAACTTCGTCATCGTGTCCTTTGCGGTGTTCATGCTGGTGAAGTCGTTCAACAAGTTGCGAAGACAGCAGCCCGCACCGGAGCCGGCCGCCGAGCCACCAGCCGACGTGGCGCTGTTGACCGAGATTCGAGACATTCTGAAAACTGGGCGGTAG